Part of the Terrisporobacter glycolicus ATCC 14880 = DSM 1288 genome is shown below.
TGTAATTATTTCTCTTACTCAAAAGGGATATACAGAAGAATCACAAAAGATAAAATTAACTTTACAAGCTGGACTTGTAGCTGCAGTAGCCTTAGTTATAGTATATGGAGGTTTAACATATTTAGGTTCAACTGTGGCTCATCAATTTGCTGGAGTTAGCCCAAAAGATATAAACCAAACTTCACTAATAGTTGGCATAACAGAGCAATTATTAGGAAAACCAGGAAAAGTAGTCTTAGCAATAATAGTTGGACTAGCATGTTTGACGACAGCTATAGGACTTGTATCAGCAACAGCACAATACTTTACTAAAATAACTAAAGGTGCTTTAAAATATGAAACTATAGTTATTGTTGTATGTATATTTAGCGCAGTAGTATCTAACTTTGGTGTAAGTACTATAATACAATTTTCTGCACCAATATTATCAGTTATTTACCCTGCAACAATAGTTTTAGTAATAATGACTTTATTTGGTCACAAAATTAAAAATGACAATGCATTTAAAGGAGCAACATATGTGGCACTACTTGTAAGTATTCTTACAGTTGCAAATAACATGGGCTTCGAAATTGCATTTATAAATAAATTACCACTTAGTACTTTAGGATTTAACTGGATTATTCCAGCAATCATTGGAGGTATTATAGGAAGCATTATACCAAACCATAAGGATGATAAGGGATATGACAGAATTGATGACGCCTTATAAACATTTAAATACTATACAATAATAAAAAAGTCTGAGGGATTTAATTTTCTCTTAGGCTTTTTTATTTGCACTTAAAGATTTTATTATGACTAACTATATATTAATTCTATAAAATATATAGATATTCAACAAAATATTTAATATAATTAATATATAAAATAGAAATATTTGTAAAGCAAGAAGGGATTGAGTAAATGAAAAAAGTAATAATGCTATTAACTATATTATGTTTATTTGTTGTAGGATGTAGCAAAAAAGAGGATACATCATCTTATGATAAATATTTAGAAGATGGGAAAAGAGCAGCCACAAATGAAGAATACGATAAAGCAAAGAACTTATTTGGTTTAGCAAAAGAGGAAAATAATAATGAAGAAGAAGCAAATGCACTTTATAAGCAAACAAATAATTTAATAGAAGCAATTGATTCTAAGGAAAAGAAACACTACGATGTGGCAATACAGCTTTGTGCATCAATAGAAACAATAAATAGTGAAAGTGACATAATAAAAAAGGCTGCAACGGATTTAAAGAAAAAGTGTGTAAACTTAAAGAATAATCCTGACCAAGAAGAAAAAGAAGAAAAAGAAGCAAAAAAAGAAAAGAAAAAGACAGTAAAAGATAAGGCTAAAGAGGAAAGCAAAACAGCTAAAAATATTAAAAATGATTATAAAAATAAAGCTAAAGAAGCTAAAGATTTAGCAGTTAAAAGAGATGGTATATTTAGATATCAAGCAGCATTAATAAAGACTCTAAGATCTTATGATATGAAGGACGTTGAAAGTGCAAAAGCAGTTTATGAGTTAAGTGATGAAATGTTAAATAATTTATATAAAGATTTAAAAACAAATTTGGATAAAAGTTTATTTAATAAGTTGAAAAAAGAGCAAGTTCAATGGGTTGAGGAAAAAATGGCAAAAGAAAAGGGGCTTAGAAAGGATAAACTTTTTATGTACCAAAGTCTTGCCACAATTACCATTGATAGATGTGAGAAGTTCAATGAAAGGTATTATAGATAATAACAAATATTGGTACTTTAGTTTTCATGGTTAATTTAAAAAATTGCTTTGAAATTTAATTAAATTTAGTGAAAAACATTTACAAAATTCATTAAATGGCGTATAATTAATACATAAATTTAAACTAAGTATAAAAAAGATAGAGGAGCGGTAATTAATAGTACTAGTAATTAGTAAAAGCATAAAAATTTACTAGGAAAGGAAGTATCGCCGAAGTTGTATAATTGAAGCTAAAAAGTTGTACAGCTGGGGATGCAGAGAATATCTGTATCACTGTCACAAATTATTTTGTGGTGAGCTATCATTTAAGGGATAATATATACTTAAATATACTGTATCCATTTTAGTGTATTTTTGTATTTACGTAGCCTTGAGTGTTAAGCTCAAGGCTTTTTTTATTGTAAGTTATGTTTTTCTGATTTATAGATAAATTACAATAACCAACTTATTGACGCGAGTAAGGTTGTTGACAAAGTGGTAGCAACATAATTCACTAACACGTCATTCGAGCCAAGCAAATTTTTTATATGGGAAATATCTATTGTAGAGGAGAGACATCATGGGAGAAAATAAAAAAATAAAATTATGGGCATTAGTAATGCTTATATTTGTTCCTACTTTTAATTTTACTAACATCGCAAGTAACGCAGTATATTTAGGGGCAACTGCTATACCTTCATGGGTGATAGTATCAGTACTATACTTTTTACCACTGTGTGGAGTTATAGCTGAAATGGCATCTTTTAACAAAGACAAAGACGGTGGAATTTATACTTGGGTAGAACAAGCAATAGGTGAAAAATGGGCATTCATAAGTACATGGTCTTATTTTATAGGTATACTTTTCTATCTACAAATGGTCTTTTCCAGAATACCTGTAGCAGCATCATGGGCTTTACTTGGAAGAAACGTATTTACTGATTCCAATGCTTATTTGTTGCCAATACTATCAATATTTATATGTATAGCTATGACATATATAGCAACAATAGGTGTAAGTAAATTCTCTAAGCTGGCTGATTTTGGAGGGAAATTTACTCTAGCAGCAACAATAATATTTATAGTAATGACTGTAGTTGGATATTTTAACGGAACACCTTCTGCAACTGAGTTTAGTGTGGAAACAGTTGTTCCAAAATTTAATGTAAGTTATTTCTCAACTTTTTCTTGGTTGCTATTTGCAGTATCAGGTTCAGAAGTTGCAGGGACATATATAAAACAAACAGAAAATCCTAAAAAGACATTTCCAAAAGCAATGGTTATAGCAACTATACTTATAGCATTATCATATATACTTGGTTCTGTGGCTGTACAATTAATAGCATCACCAGAAGTTTTGGAAAGTGCTGGTATAAAAGATGCAGGGTATGTGGTTTATAGTATAGTAGCAAACAACTTTGGAATAAATGGAAAAATAGTAGTTCAAATATATGCGGCGATATTCTTAGTAACATCAATAGCAGCTTATATAATATGGATGGAGTCTCCAATAAGAGCTATGTTTGGAGAAGTTCCAAAGGGAACATTCCCAGAATTCTTAGTTAAGAAAAGAGAAGATGGAACATTAGTAAACGCACTATGGACCCAATGTGCAATATTAATAGTATTAATAGCCATACCACTATTTGGACTAAAGTCTATAGATGCATTCTTTAAATTGTTAACAGACTTATCAGCTTTAACAGTTGTTATACCATATATAATCCTTATGTGTGCATATATGTCATTTAGAAAAAATAATAAAAACATTGATTTTAAATTCTTTAAATCAGATGTACTTGCCTACACTATGTCAGGAATAGCTTTAGTACTATCTTGTACAGGGTTCTTGGGAGCAGGTCTTGACTATGTCGTTGGATCTAGTGGAACAGAAGCTATTTTACTAATAGTAAAAACCTATGGTGGACCAGTAATTCTTATAAGTATGGGACTTGCCATAAGATTTATATCGCAAAAGTCTTATAATAAATCCAATGAAGGTAGATTGGAAGATAAGAAAAAGGCTATGTAAGATGTTTGATGAAAAGTAAGCAGATATAATTGAAAGCGTGTATTTTCTTATTGGAAAGTACATGCTTTCTTTTGCTTTACTTTAAAGATAGAAGAGAAAGTTAAAAATATGCTTATAAAATTAAAAATAAGAAATTTTATTATGTGAATTATTGTTGATTTATACTTTAAGAAGTATATAATTAACAATAGAGTGATTTTTAAAAAAGAAATTAGTATTTAAGTTTTGTTATTATAAAATTATTATAAAAAGTCATATTGCAAGACTTGGATAATTGAAAGCTAGTTATTTCAATTACTTGAGGTCGTACTACTATAAGAATGAATTCCATTAAAACAAGGATTGAAACTTGGAGTAATTGCAGCGGCTCAGCAAGAAAAAATAAGTGTTTTTTTATACTTATTTTTTCTTCCAAAACACAACTAAAAATTCTACCACCAAGGATGAATAATTTTCTACATAGTATAATTTACAATTTACAATTAATTAATAAAATAAAACTTTTATTTATATAAAAAAAATCATAGTATTGATATATTTGTTGGAAAAGAATAATATACCTAATACATACAATAGTGAATGATAAAATCCAATTAAAAATTGAAAAAGTGATAATATGGATCAGTAATTACTACTTTTCCTTACTTTAAAGGCTGTATATATACAGCCTTTTTCCATGTCAAATATTGAAATAATAAAAAAATTCATGTACTAATTAAATAAATTTGATATTATAAATAAGAAATTCAATATTTATTTTGGATTGCTAAATTATAATAAATTTACATTTAGGAGTGTTGCAAATGTTAAATATTTGTTTATGTGATGATGAAATAGATGTTTTAGATTGTTATTCACATAAGATAAATGAAATTTCATATAAGCATAATTATGCATTTAAGATTGAAACCTTTAGGAATGGTGAAAGTTTAATTTTTGATATAGAAGAAGACCCAAATAGATTCAATATAATAATTATAGATATAATAATGAAAAGTATTAATGGAATTGATACAGCAAAGATTTTAAGAAATCGTGGATATAGTGGAATAATAATATTT
Proteins encoded:
- the brnQ gene encoding branched-chain amino acid transport system II carrier protein, whose amino-acid sequence is MKRQQKDIIVVGFALFAMFFGAGNLIFPPYLGVVSGSGWMTGFTGFIIADVGLALLAIMAAAKCQGDINTVLGRTGKRLSFILATAIMICLGPLLAIPRTGATTFEMGIQPIFGGFSPILFSVLFFGLTLVLTIKPSKVVDIIGQYLTPALLIALIFLIIMGVVSPLGDLNEAPVISNIFSEGISQGYQTMDPLGAIALSAVVIISLTQKGYTEESQKIKLTLQAGLVAAVALVIVYGGLTYLGSTVAHQFAGVSPKDINQTSLIVGITEQLLGKPGKVVLAIIVGLACLTTAIGLVSATAQYFTKITKGALKYETIVIVVCIFSAVVSNFGVSTIIQFSAPILSVIYPATIVLVIMTLFGHKIKNDNAFKGATYVALLVSILTVANNMGFEIAFINKLPLSTLGFNWIIPAIIGGIIGSIIPNHKDDKGYDRIDDAL
- a CDS encoding lysozyme inhibitor LprI family protein, whose amino-acid sequence is MKKVIMLLTILCLFVVGCSKKEDTSSYDKYLEDGKRAATNEEYDKAKNLFGLAKEENNNEEEANALYKQTNNLIEAIDSKEKKHYDVAIQLCASIETINSESDIIKKAATDLKKKCVNLKNNPDQEEKEEKEAKKEKKKTVKDKAKEESKTAKNIKNDYKNKAKEAKDLAVKRDGIFRYQAALIKTLRSYDMKDVESAKAVYELSDEMLNNLYKDLKTNLDKSLFNKLKKEQVQWVEEKMAKEKGLRKDKLFMYQSLATITIDRCEKFNERYYR
- a CDS encoding amino acid permease; its protein translation is MGENKKIKLWALVMLIFVPTFNFTNIASNAVYLGATAIPSWVIVSVLYFLPLCGVIAEMASFNKDKDGGIYTWVEQAIGEKWAFISTWSYFIGILFYLQMVFSRIPVAASWALLGRNVFTDSNAYLLPILSIFICIAMTYIATIGVSKFSKLADFGGKFTLAATIIFIVMTVVGYFNGTPSATEFSVETVVPKFNVSYFSTFSWLLFAVSGSEVAGTYIKQTENPKKTFPKAMVIATILIALSYILGSVAVQLIASPEVLESAGIKDAGYVVYSIVANNFGINGKIVVQIYAAIFLVTSIAAYIIWMESPIRAMFGEVPKGTFPEFLVKKREDGTLVNALWTQCAILIVLIAIPLFGLKSIDAFFKLLTDLSALTVVIPYIILMCAYMSFRKNNKNIDFKFFKSDVLAYTMSGIALVLSCTGFLGAGLDYVVGSSGTEAILLIVKTYGGPVILISMGLAIRFISQKSYNKSNEGRLEDKKKAM